In the genome of Dermacentor silvarum isolate Dsil-2018 chromosome 1, BIME_Dsil_1.4, whole genome shotgun sequence, one region contains:
- the LOC119436129 gene encoding U-scoloptoxin(18)-Er1a, with protein MRPLVVLSLCLLALVGFSRADDDDVQQVATGHRPTGLQDGANCQNNDQCLSRCCLKVFHGDGAGSPGECRPAAGPGERCSYEQVKGGANVNYCPCRVGICGDDDICPSEDTSAEGDHD; from the exons ATGAGGCCGCTCGTTGTCCTCTCGCTCTGCTTGCTGGCGCTGGTCGGCTTCTCTCgggccgacgacgacgacgtgcaGCAGGTGGCCACGGGACACCGACCCACC GGTCTGCAAGACGGCGCCAACTGCCAGAACAACGACCAGTGCCTGTCCCGGTGCTGCCTCAAGGTGTTCCACGGTGACGGCGCGGGCAGTCCCGGCGAATGCCGCCCTGCCGCGGGTCCCGGAGAACGCTGCAGCTACGAGCAGGTCAAAGGAGGCGCCAACGTCAACTACTGCCCATGCCGCGTCG GTATTTGCGGAGACGACGACATCTGCCCCAGCGAGGACACCAGCGCCGAGGGCGATCACGACTGA